The Rhizoctonia solani chromosome 1, complete sequence sequence GTATGACTTGATATGCAATCTGTGACCCAACGATATCTAGGGACTGAGCCTACGTGTTTAGCCGGCACATCTGGGCCAAGAAAACTGGATATCTCGTACCCGACAGCTGAGTTTACGAAGCAAGTCAAACAATGGGAACAGTATCACGAAGAGACGCACGGCATCGTAGTTCGTCACATAAAGAGGTGAGCAGGAACGCTGTATTAGTCTATTGACTAACTGCTTAACGAACAACCCCCCTTTTTTTGTTTGCTTGTTTAGTTGTGCCTTGCCTGATCATGTGTTTGAGGGTGGTGTCCGACCGGTAGTCATCAAGTCACTCAAACGATCCAAGTCTTCGATCAAGGTGTGCATCTGAATATGATATTGCTTTACAGGACGATACAGCTGATGTTTGCTGCCAGGGAACGAAAGGGAAGGACAACGACCTACCTAATAAGAAATTCAAGTACGGTTTTTTGACATATACGATCCTTATTCACCTAACAATCCCGAATAATAGGCTCTCAGATCCAAACGGTGTTGCGCTCCAAGCCAATGGAACCCCAACTCCAGCAGCTGTATTAACACCAGCTTCTATGAATGGTGGCCAATATACACCCATCTCACCACCTGTTATTACTGCGGCAGCCATTTCGGTGAGCACCGCCGCGCCGGTGACTAACACCGTTGCAGCTGGTCTCCAATCGCTTGCGACCATCCCAACCTCAAACCCAACCATCTCACCAGCATCCGATCCTAAAATCGCAAGCCCCCCGGCCGCACGGCTTCCTAATGGAGAAAATCTATCTGTCGCTACTGGCGTATAGTAGTTGAATCCTCTTTTTATCTAGGTTACGGGAACGAAAGCAAGCACGATAGCTGTGTTTCTTCTAGTCTAGTCAAGGGGGGTTTCCTTATTTTTGGCAAGTGGTTGGTGTCCTTGACGTGTATATTTCTTTGTTCGATTCGAAGGAGGTAGCAGTGAGAATGGTGGTTTAATTATTCTTTGGGGGGTGTACTTTTTAAACTAGCAAACCTGTATTTTACAGCAAATACAATATTGGGGCCCTCTGTCCATTCAGCTTGTGCTATCTCTTCTCCAATATGCGTGTGTGGATATCTGATCGTCAAAATACCAACGACATACTTTAAGGTATACCTACTCAATTAAAGACTCACTCTTCAAAATGTATGGTCATCGCCAGACTTCATATTTATTCAAGAAGCAAAAACATACAATATCCTCAACTGATCAGACCCACGCCCGATATATCTTGGATAAACGATTTGTTCGCAAGGGTCGCTCTTTGACGCCATACCCTCTAGGTTCATATTTTTTATATATAAAAAATCCTATTACAGTCATGTTGGGTCTAGGCCCTATGTTAGACTACAAAATACTGGGGCTAGTCCTGCACATACAGTCCAGGGAGATGAGCGAGTCACAGTATACACTAGCGATTAATGAGAGTTGCAGAGGAGCTAGAACTAAAGTCAGACGAATAAGCGGGCCGAGTCAACCAAGGCGCATATAAAAAAAGGAAATAAACACAATGGTTCGTATTTTTATAGCTAACTAACCATTATGATCTACAGTCCGTAGTTGATTATACACACATCACTAATCTATGCAATGTTTTTGACCAGGTGCTACAGAGGTCGAAGCGCTAATTCGATAATAgtagatatatgcgccttGAGAAGCGCTTAGAACCGATAAGTTCACGCTATGGAAGGTTGCACATTGGTTTATATGACAGCTGCCTCATGATCGATTTGGAAATAACTGCATGTATTCCCGAAACCCTTACAAAATATTAAACATAATGAGATTTATCCGTTTACATATGCCCAAAGACCGCTTGGGGACCATATGGCTCCTCCAGCTCCTTGATTCCTCTTCGCTCAGTTGGATATGAACGGCAGCTAAACAAATAATTTAGTATCAAACTgtaaaacctacaaagcaaGATAACGCACCAGCCAACTCCTCAAGATTCTTCAAGCTCGTGGTTCCGACAATAGGAGCCGTGACTTTGGTCAAGCTCCAGGCGGTTGCGATTTGAGCCATTGTAACACCACGCTTTTTCGCAATCTCTTCCACCCTGGGGAAGGTGTTCAGTCATCTTCCTGGTGCAAGATAAACGGCCTTACTTCTCAACGATTGTAGGGTTCCCGGGGTGTGCGGTGGCATAATGGCTGCGCCAACTATGTGATGGTTTAGCCGTCGGACGCAAGTTTATAAAGCTGCAGGTTTGCTTCAAAAATACTTACAGATCAGTTTCAGTGCGCGTAGTCTTAGTGGCCAGAGGCTTGGTCAGGTAGCCCCGTGCAAGGGGAGACCAGGGAATGATACCAACTCCAAAATGCTACCCAGGTCTCATTTGTTAGATAAATTTGCGATTGTATGCGCCAATATTGTGACCCACCTTGAGCGTAGGAAACATTTCCCTTTCCTCTTCGCGGTACACCAGACTATGATGGTTCTGCATCGAGATAAACGGTGTCAAGTTGTGTGTGATCGCGTAGTTCTGCATAACATGGAACTGCCAAGCGTGACAGCTCGACATGCCAATATATCGAACGTAGCCCGCTTGAACGACATCATGAAGTGCCTGCATGGTCTCTTCGATTGGCGTATCAGGATCGAAGCGATGGCATTGAAGAACATCGACATAATCGAGCTGAAGGCGCTTCAAGGAAGCTTGGATCGATTCGAAGATATGCTACACATATATAGCTTGTATTAGCCGATAATGATATAGCACACAAGAGTCTCGACTATATACCTTTCGGCTAAGACCGTTCCGGTTAGGATAGTCGGCAGCGTTTTGCCATGCACTGGCGACAACTGGAGCAACAGGGAAGTATACTTTGGTCATCACCACGATCTCATCGCGTGGAAGGTTATGTTGTTTGATTGCTTTCCCCAAGACTACTTCCGAGAGACCATTCGAGTAGACATTAGCGGTGTCAAAGGTCTGGATGCCGAGGTCATAGCTGTATGGTAGGATCTCAGTGATCTGTGATAGGCTCGGATAGCGCTTGTATACTTACGCAGCCTTGATATGTTTTATGCCTTCTTCTTCGTTGAGCACCCAACCTTGCCATTCTGGGGAGCCATAGCTCATCGTTCCAAGGATAATTTTGGAGACCTTGAGACCGGAGTTGCCGAGGCGGACTGCGCACTTAGGAATGAGCCCAAATGAGTTAGAGATGGAACTTGGGGCGCTGACCGTATGTCATTTTCTTGTCGGAAGTGGACTGCGTAGCCATTGTATGTATTTTTGGTGGTTATTGAGTTATGATTGCGATACCGTTTCTTGGTGCATAGTTGGCTGTCGGCCTCGTATCTTTATAGGTACGCCTCGCGCGAACCCAGGACCACCCTATATGAAAAAAGGTATTAGATTGGAGTATACCAACGATGTACATGTACGCGTGTACAAGGTGGAGGTATATACTTTGGCACCTAGTGACATCACCCGCGCACAACCTCCACCGCGGGTATTGACTAATGCTAACAGCCCCGGAAACAGTAAATTGGCTTGACACAGGAATCGCCATGGTATTGAGATTGAATTTGGGGACATTTGGTCAACATAAAATGACTATAATCGAACACACTGGCACACCCGAAGAGAGCTTTGACTGCGGTTGCGCGGCCCGCTCTCGAGCCTCCGTCTCCCCCTGATCGTGTGGGACTCGTCACGCGCTCAGGGTATCTTCCTAAGGTCAGCGTCCACAATCAATCCAACTTACCTTGCAAGCAAACCTTGGCTACCACTGAGTCTCATCCCACCAACTGTTGGCCCTCACTTGCCATGTTGTGCATGTACGTGCACTAGGTAGTATCATTTTTCAATCTTTCCTTCCGTTGGTAAACTATTTTTGGCTAAAATATTGTCGAACTCCCCCCTCTACCCATCATATCGATTCTTTCCCAATAGCCCGTACTACACTTAGCATAGTAAAACAAAGTCCAAATCCCTCATTCCTGAGACCCAAGAGAGCGCCAGTGATATCATCTCCTCGGATTCACTACCCATCACACTTGTCTCCACTTCTCATTGATCATGAACGCTTTGAATTGTATCTCCAACCTGAGTGGTGACCTCAGTTCAGTGCGGCTTGCATGGGCACGGGGGTGCAGCCCTGTGCTAATACTGCGGCGCGCAATCCGTAAAACTACTGTTGCTTGGACTCGCCGCCTCTGTGTCGGTCATATGGCTCCGAGTCGGCTTAAGCTTTGTCAACAAAGTTTAGACTAGACAACAATGAAGATTGCGTAACGTAGATCTACATTTTTGATTCCGGCAATCGGGATTCCGCATGACCCCAATAGAAGATATTAAAATAGTTTAGGTAAACTGCAGACGAATCGATAAAATATCACAAATTTAAATATCACGTCGTCCGCGGTCGGCTAACGTGTCAACACGTTTACGCGAATCCCAACGCTTTAAACCAGGTACGAAAACCCTACTGGCCTTTTAGTATATGAAACCTGGCCATAATTGGAAGTACGTGGAGACTAGTGGAGGGACTTCGGCTTGGTTTACCCCCGCATCGGCGGCTCGGTCTTACAAACGTGCTTATCCGTCTGAAATGCGGTGATGACGAATTTCGACTTCCGATCCTGACTCCTAACTACCCACAATTATATAGCTGGGGTGTCCTCGGCAGGAACAAAAAACCACAACTCGACCCCTCCTCACGCCTACCACCAGCGTATCGCTCTCGACAGCCATGACTGTTACATACATCCAATCGGCTGATTCTCCCTATGGCGAGACCATCGTAGTAGCAGAGGTAAGTTCATATCTATCCATCCAAGGATCCAACAACTCACTGGCGTCCAGTTGTGGGGTCTCAACTCGTCCGTCGATACCAGCCCTGTTATTTCTCGTGGAATTGTCTCGCCATTTGGCCAAGCCCGCAAGGTAAGGCACACACATGTCAAGGATGTTTTAGCCAAGATCTCACAAACAATGGGGTGTCACAGCATATATTCAGGTCCATCAAGCAGATGCTCAAGCAGCGACAATTAGGCCATATCGATGTTGTTCAATACAACATTTCAAATCCCGATGAGCCGCTGGCGGAAACTATGAGAGCGCTGAATGACATTGTCCAAGCTGGATACGTCCGCTATGTTATTATTTCCAGCTTCCACGTATGGCAGCTCAGGGCGATGAGGGTCTACAACGAGGCCAATGGCCTGACCCCGTACGTATCATTCCAAGAACTCTCAGGCTCCACCTGGGAGGAGCCGATGGCACCTCCACTAGATGTGAGTCCTTGCGTCTTGATCGACTTCGATCTGTTATTGACCGGTTATCCTATTGTAGCGCATGGGAAGCGAGGTCACCTCTATTGGTTCCCTTGAAAAACCCCTCTTGTTTGAGTCGCTGGCATAGTACCTTTGATCGATCCTTGGTCAATGGTCGTCATGACATTTCGTTCTAACTTATGGGCTATCGCTGTCTTTGAAAAAACTGAAGGATACAATGGATTATGAGTGCAATATTTGTAAAACTAGTTACCAGCCGCTTTGTACATTCTCAACTCATCATACATCAGGTTATAATAGATATaatacttctttctccaaAGGCTTTCCCATCCGTTTGCCTCAACTCCCAGAATACGCGGTGTTGGTAGTCCCAAGGATCTGGCCATCAGAACTCGGGTATTCGATCGATAGATTAAAATAGTGTTCACCAACCACCGGCTGGAGCACATCGTGGCTGGTTAAAGAGCGTAAGTGTCGGGCCGCGGTTTCACAAAATAGTCCAACTCACCAATACCGCAAGTGAAGCATTGTGAGCATGTGGGCATCAGACCACGAAACCTTGATATCGGAGCAGATCCGACAAGCTACCGTCCTTCCACCAGCATATATCGAACACGTTCTAGCATTGTGGGCATTGATTTCCTGACTATTCAACAGCCTTACAAGTGGTCGCTCGGACCAGGCATTCCAATCGTGAACATTGTTAAAGACAATTCTTGGTCTTAGATGGATCTGAGAACCATTTGTAACCGCATATCTATATGCATTTAGGTAATGCGAGATCTGTTGGATAAGATTGTTTATTAGTGCAATACGCGTGAAATGGATAACTACCAATGATGTCCAGGTATGAATAGTACGGCTCGGACACCTACTGCATATAAACCGCTCGCCCAGTGCTTCCATTTCCACATGTGATATATCTGGGCGACCGAGCTCTTTTAACAGTGCTGCGGCGCAGCCAGCGCCTTGGGTATCATACTTGACTTTTGAAAAGAATGAATCTAGCGCAGATTTGCCATCCTCATTCGACCGTGGTGTTTTAAGTTCCTTATCCAAGTGCTGCGTAAAGCTTCCAGGGTAGAATACCACTTGCAACGGATACAAATCATATAAGAAAACACTGTCTGCCCGAAATAGGATACTGTTTTGAGGCGTTATGAACGCATATGATGCAGCAGTAAATTCAGAAGAAATTTGTGCTGGCTCTAAATGACCATATATTAATCATAAAAATATTTTGCTCAGGGTTAAACCACAGACCTCCAATAAATTCGTTACCAGGGTAACATTCCCGTTTCCTGATACTTCGGCCGTAATTCACGAGTCCAGCTAAATATCCTTCGAGTCCAGCACGCCAATCGAAGATGGCTTTACTGACGACGATGAAGTTGTCCAGAAACTTAATCTTGGTAGCTCCAATAGAACGATCTGTCTCAATCAGGTCCTTGAATACGGGATAATCGAGGAGCTCAACCAAGGTTGGGAAAGGCATATATGCTGTGCCATTGTTAGTTATTGAACCATGACCGATACTGGCCATCTCGACAGACGCGCGCAAAGTTCCTCTGGTTTGCACCAGCATTTCTTCTACAACTTTGTGCCGGTCCAAACGTCGGGTTTCAGCGCGTGCGAACTTTGCTCGACGTTTGCTAAATTTGAGCAGACGTAATAGCTTTGGGTAAAGCCTTTCCCAGACTTAATGGTAAATTTAGTCAAAGTAGCTCGATGCTCTAAGCTTGACATACCTTGGGTCGTGATAGGTTTGTGAAGATTGACTAGTCTGTTCCACTCTTTTGGTGAGTCCCCTTTTAACATAGCAATATATTTATTCTTCCACCCGCATGAAAGTAGCCGAGATTGCACTCTATATATCATACTGACATCAGTAGAAGGTCAACTATAAAAGTCGAGAGTAATGAGATTCTCACTCTTCAGCACGGGTCAGTTTTTGACCATTTAACACTTTCTGCTTCTCTACTGCAGCGTAAAAAGCATATTGAATTAGGGCAGATGCATGCTGTGTACAACAGCTTTCGTTAAGAAAATCTCGAGCAAATATGGTGTTCGCACCTTGTTTCGTTCTATTTTACTCTTGATCTGTCTAGCAATACAACGCTGAACCTTGGGGTGGTCAAGGTCGTTTGGAAGGGAGTACAGTCGATTGAGCAAATCATCTATCTCGGATTTTAAGGCAAAATCTGTTTCGGTCATTCTGTGCTTCTTGGTGACTACACAGGAGGTAAGGATTAAGGATTAAGTCTAATGGAACCCGAAACGTCTAAGTTATAGCAGCTCACAGGACGATGTTTGAACGCAATCCCATACTGGTTCTGGTGCGTACGATAATTTGACTATTCTGGGTTCGTGACGTCGTCAAATTGTCCCCAAATTAAAATGCTAGTAGTCAACTTACTCGGTGCTACGGCATGCATTACACAGACGCACACCAAGTACATAGTCCATCATTCTTGAAACTACGATCCCACAGGACTGTTGCTCCCATTTCAGCCAGGCAAGTGACAGTTTATACCATCAAGACTCACCGAGCACTCTCTAGTAAAAACTAACACGGCGTATTGTGGGTTAGTCAAATGGCGTGGACAACGCGGGAGCTTTTCCACATTTCTTTCTGCCGTTCTCCATATGTGCTTTGCAGAGCGCGTCATCAACAAGGCACGTATGAACTTGTTGACGCGAGTCAGTGCGAGTATGTCTCCCGGACTGAGAAATGAAACAATCTAACTGGGTATAAGTGTTGATTCACGTCTGAAAAAGCAACCAAGGACTCGCCTCCTTGAATATGTCGATCGGCATCGACATGAAACGCTAATGAGCCATCAGCAACATTATCATTTAAGCCAGCCTGGGTTAGCTTACAGCACGAGGAGGCTTGGAGTACGACATTGTCTATATGGGGATATCATTGGACCTCGGTACAATGGAAGAAAACGTGATATAGCCACGTACTGTTTCTAATACTAGTTGGCGTGGCGGAATAAAAACAAAAGCAAACGACAGCATATGAATACGAAATAATATGAGAAATGATTGCGTATACGTACAAATTACTTTTCTTTCTGAACATACGATGATCGAAATGAGAGTGGTGGTCGTGGTCAAACAAAAGCTATGAACGAGGAACCAACCTCAGGGAACAGACCCTTCTAATTAGGTGACTAATCTGATCCGTTGGTCTCAAGGCATTCAGTGAAGTTTGTGCTTCATTCTAACGTGTGTATACAAATTGTGTTCAATCATCGCCTTTACGGCTCTAGACGTTTAGGGTCACGAGGGAACAATGAAGCATTCCGGATATTTCCTAATTTCAAGAACAACATCACAACACGCTCAAGACCTTTGGCCACACTGATTAGTAACTGGGGGCCGATCAAATGCCGCGACTAATACGTACCGATTCCTCCTCCACCATGAGGAGCAATTCCCATCCTGAATCCATCAAGATAGCCTTGCATGTCTTCAGGCTTGATCCCGACTTCGATCATTCGTTTTTCAAGCATCTTGGTATCGTGAACACGTTGTGCACCAGAAAGGATCTCTTCTCCGCGCATGAAAAAGTCGTACGAATTGGAATAGTTCTATCATGCCTATGTTAGTTGCGGTTTTGTGTAAGAATCAGACTCGTCACGCACTGGATCAACTGGGTCTGGCATTGTATAAAAGGGTCTCAGTATCAGTGGGAATTTGTCCAGGATGTAATAGTCAGTATTGTATTTCTCCTTCACTAGTTTTCCCAAGAACTTTTCTGTTTCGGTGCTTTACGTGAATTAATACCCAGAATAACCAGGAAGGTAGATGACTACACTAACTTGATATCATCGAAGTCTCCGATTTCAACCCCGTTCTCACGTAGTAAAGCGATTGCGTCCTTCCACTGAAGGCGTAGCGTCTTTTCGAGCCACGTGAATTCGGTAGATGGGTAGACCTTTCGGACTGCTTCAATGTCGGCGCTTCATCACGTTGTCCGTGTTAGCTAAACTCTCGATAGACCTGAGTCAGGATTACCTAAACTTAGTCTTGAGTCCGttgaatatatgcaaaagCATACTGTCCAAGACATCTACGACTTCATGATAATGTTCTTCGATCGTCATCTCCAGATCAAGTCCGGTAAACTCGGTAAGATGACGATGAGTAAACGAGTTCTCGGCACGGAAAACTAAGATAAGGCGGGCTCATATATGCGGTAGCGGTTGATCTGATATGCGCGACTTACCTGGCCCGATCTCATAGACACGCTCAAAATCGGCGCCGATGGCCATTTGCTTGGCCAATTGGGGGCTTTGAGCCAGGAAGGCGTTTCCTGAACGACAGAATAGCGTGAGTCACCAGATAAATCATAAATAGATCCGACGTACCCTTGAAGTAATCAACTTTGAAAACACTGGCGCCGCTTTCAGTAGCTGCGCCCTGGAGCTTGGGCGAGTGAATCTCAATGAAGCCTTGGGCTTGCAGCGATTGACGGAACAAATCAGTTACAGCCGATTGCATAACAAAGATGCTTTGTGAGGTTTGAGTCTTGTGTCTATGGATTAAAAACAGGCGCTTTTAGGTATGAGTGGGGCAAAGAACTCACTCTCAAGTCGAGCACACGGTTGTTCAGACGTGTATCGAAGCTAACAGTCGGGACTTCGCGTTCGTCGTCCTGAGCTTTATCAGCATCCTCAAGGTTGAATGGAAGTCGAATTTCAGGTTCAGAAATGGTATGAATCTAAATAACAAAGGTCGATAGTTGTGTATATGCCATTCAGAAGATTGAAGCATACCTTCCTGATATGAACTTCAGCATCTTTGATCGTCGCACCCTTGATCTCTTCAGGACTGCGTTTAACCACACCCTCGACAAGTACGATAGACTCGAGCGGGACAGAGGCTGCCCATTTGACCATTTGCTTCGACACGGTCTCAGGGGCGACAGTTAGTAGCGCTTGGACAGTATGCTGTCGCTGGCGGAGGGCGAAGAATACCATCTTGCTCCCTATGTTACATAATGGTTGAGTCCGGTCAGATACGGTATGAATCATGCGATCTACCTTGGGCTCGGCTTGTGTGCAC is a genomic window containing:
- a CDS encoding aldo/keto reductase family protein, yielding MATQSTSDKKMTYVRLGNSGLKVSKIILGTMSYGSPEWQGWVLNEEEGIKHIKAAYDLGIQTFDTANVYSNGLSEVVLGKAIKQHNLPRDEIVVMTKVYFPVAPVVASAWQNAADYPNRNGLSRKHIFESIQASLKRLQLDYVDVLQCHRFDPDTPIEETMQALHDVVQAGYVRYIGMSSCHAWQFHVMQNYAITHNLTPFISMQNHHSLVYREEEREMFPTLKHFGVGIIPWSPLARGYLTKPLATKTTRTETDLWRSHYATAHPGNPTIVEKVEEIAKKRGVTMAQIATAWSLTKVTAPIVGTTSLKNLEELAAAVHIQLSEEESRSWRSHMVPKRSLGICKRINLIMFNIL
- a CDS encoding aldo/keto reductase family protein yields the protein MTVTYIQSADSPYGETIVVAELWGLNSSVDTSPVISRGIVSPFGQARKHIFRSIKQMLKQRQLGHIDVVQYNISNPDEPLAETMRALNDIVQAGYVRYVIISSFHVWQLRAMRVYNEANGLTPYVSFQELSGSTWEEPMAPPLDRMGSEVTSIGSLEKPLLFESLA
- a CDS encoding reticuline oxidase, yielding MLKGDSPKEWNRLVNLHKPITTQVWERLYPKLLRLLKFSKRRAKFARAETRRLDRHKVVEEMLVQTRGTLRASVEMASIGHGSITNNGTAYMPFPTLVELLDYPVFKDLIETDRSIGATKIKFLDNFIVVSKAIFDWRAGLEGYLAGLVNYGRSIRKRECYPGNEFIGEPAQISSEFTAASYAFITPQNSILFRADSVFLYDLYPLQVVFYPGSFTQHLDKELKTPRSNEDGKSALDSFFSKVKYDTQGAGCAAALLKELGRPDISHVEMEALGERYAVTNGSQIHLRPRIVFNNVHDWNAWSERPLVRLLNSQEINAHNARTCSIYAGGRTVACRICSDIKVSWSDAHMLTMLHLRYCHDVLQPVVGEHYFNLSIEYPSSDGQILGTTNTAYSGS
- a CDS encoding asparaginyl-tRNA synthetase; the encoded protein is MSEPPANTQPVKDTPAVDTEPIQECAKESCQRSEKAKKAAERAAKEAEQAAARAAADVDYSEQSYGKLPLNQSQERPGRLRAQISTFNASKDGENVILRARVHTSRAQGSKMVFFALRQRQHTVQALLTVAPETVSKQMVKWAASVPLESIVLVEGVVKRSPEEIKGATIKDAEVHIRKIHTISEPEIRLPFNLEDADKAQDDEREVPTVSFDTRLNNRVLDLRTQTSQSIFVMQSAVTDLFRQSLQAQGFIEIHSPKLQGAATESGASVFKVDYFKGNAFLAQSPQLAKQMAIGADFERVYEIGPVFRAENSFTHRHLTEFTGLDLEMTIEEHYHEVVDVLDSMLLHIFNGLKTKFSADIEAVRKVYPSTEFTWLEKTLRLQWKDAIALLRENGVEIGDFDDINTETEKFLGKLVKEKYNTDYYILDKFPLILRPFYTMPDPVDPNYSNSYDFFMRGEEILSGAQRVHDTKMLEKRMIEVGIKPEDMQGYLDGFRMGIAPHGGGGIGLERVVMLFLKLGNIRNASLFPRDPKRLEP